The window CTGCTCTACCTCCTCGCCGGCGGCGGGCAGGCAGGACAGTCATAGGAATGGAGCGATCATGCGGATTCTGATCAGGGGTGGGCAGGTCATCGATCCGGCAAGCGGATTGGCCGATCTTCTCGATCTGTTTATCGAGGACGGAAAGATTATCCGGATTGAGAAGAATGCAGGAGGCAGGAGGCAGGAGGCAGGAGGCACCGAACCCACGGAGACCGGTAAAGGTAAAGGATCGAGGACCGCGAAACCGTTAGAATCAGCTCTCAATGTTGATCGGACATTGGATGCGACGGGGCTGGTGGTGTGTCCGGGCCTGATCGACATGCATGTCCACCTGCGCCAGCCGGGACGTGAAGATAAAGAGACGATCTCGAGCGGAACGATGGCGGCGGCACGGGGCGGCTTTACGGCGGTCTGCTGTATGCCGAACACCGATCCCGTCAACGACACGCGCTCTGTGACCGAGTTTATTCTGGATACCGCCAAGCGCGAGGGGGCCGTTCAGGTCTACCCTGTCGGCGCCATCACGAAGGGGCTGAAGGGAGAGGAGCTGGCCGAGATCGGGGAGCTGTTCGACGCCGGTTGCGTCGCCATCTCGGACGACGGCCGCCCGGTCATGCACGCCGAGCTGATGCGACGGGCCATGGAATATGCGGCGATGTTCGACCTTCCGCTGATTCAGCACAGCGAGGATCTGCACCTGAGCGGTTGTGGAGTCGTCCACGAAGGATTAGTTGCGACGGAGCTTGGGCTTCGAGGTATCCCGTCGGCATCGGAGGCAGTGATGGTCGCGCGCGATCTGTTGCTGGCGGAGTTGACCGGCGCAAGGCTGCACATCGCCCATGTGAGCGCGGCCGAGTCGGTGCGTCTGATTCGCGAGGCCAAGGCCCGCGGGGTCCGTGTAAGCTGCGAGGTGACCCCGCATCACCTGGCGCTCACGGAGGAAGCCGTCCGCGGCTTTCACGCCTGCGCCAAGATGAACCCGCCGCTTCGATCCGAGGCCGATCGGCAGGCCCTGCTGGAGGGGTTGCAGGACGGCACCATCGACGTGATCGCAACGGATCACGCCCCCCACACGGTCCAGGAGAAGGAGCGCGAGTTCGATCTGGCGCCCTATGGTGTGATCGGTCTGGAGACGTCGCTCGCCGTGACGCTCACGACGTTGGTGGTCCCAGGGGTGTTGAGCCTCCCACAGGCGATCGCGAAGCTCACCAGCGAACCGGCGCGGATCCTGAAGCTGTCAAAGGGACAGATGGCCGAGGGCGCCGACGCCGATCTCACGATCTTTGATCCGAATCGTGACTGGACGGTAGACCCCGCGACCTTTGCCTCCAAGAGCCGGAATACGCCGTTTGCCGGGCGGCAGCTTACCGGCGCAACGGTGGCCACGCTGGTCGGAGGCAAGATAGCGTGGGAGGCGTAATGGGAGTGCGAGGGGAACGTTCAACGTTCAAGGTGCAAGGTTCAATGTTCAACGTGCAACGTGCAAGGTGCAAGGTTCAAGGGTCAAGGTTGCGAGGGGACGAGGTGCAGAGGTGAAGAGGGCGTTGCTGGCACTGGCTGACGGCACCATCTTCGAAGGGCGTTCGTTTGGCGCAGAGGGGGAGACCGTCGGCGAAGTGGTCTTCAACACCAGCATGACCGGCTACCAGGAGGTCCTGACCGATCCTTCATATAAAGGCCAGATGGTTGTCATGACCTATCCGCTGATCGGCAACTACGGAATCAACCCTGAAGATGTCGAGTCGAGCGCCCTGGCGGTCGAGGGGTTTATTGTGAAGGAGGCATGCTCCTATCCAAGCAATTGGCGGAGCACGCAAACCCTCGACAGCTACCTCAAAGAGCATGGTATCGTGGGTATTCAGGGGATCGATACCCGCGCCTTGACCAGGCATCTGAGGGACCATGGGGCGATGGAAGGGATCATCTCCACGCAAGATCTCAATCCTGACAGTCTCATGATCAAGGCGAAGGCCTCGCCCGGCCTGATCGGACGCGACTTGGTGAAGGAGGTCGCCTGCACGTCGCCGTATCCCTGGCACGAGGGACCGTGGCAGTTGAGCAGAGGGTATGAAGACAGTTCAAGGTTCAAGGTTCAAGGTTCAAGGTTGGCAGATCAGCTCAAGCTTTTCCCGAAACCCGAAACCCGAAACCCGAAACTTTTCAAGGTGGTGGCCTACGATTGCGGAATCAAGTTGAACATTCTGCGGAAGCTGGTAGAGGCAGGGTGCGGCGTGACGGTAGTCCCGCCGGATGCCCCGGCATCCACCGTTTTAGACCTGGCGCCGGATGGGATCTTCCTGAGCAATGGTCCCGGCGACCCGGAGGGCGTGCCGTATCTGATCGACAACGTCCAGAAGCTGATCGGCAAGAAGCCGATCTTCGGTATCTGCCTGGGCCATCAGATCCTGGGTCTCGCCTTCGGGGGACGGACCTACAAGCTGAAGTTCGGTCATCACGGCGGCAACCAACCGGTTAAGGATCTGACGACCGGAAAGGTAGAGATCACCACCCAGAACCACGGTTTTGCTGTTGACATCGCCTCGATCCCGGAATCAGAGATCGAGCTGACCCATGTCAACCTCAACGACCAGACCCTTGAGGGGATGCGCCATCGCCGCCTGCCGATCTTCTCAGTCCAGTACCACCCGGAGGCCTCCCCAGGCCCCCATGACGCCGGCTATCTCTTTCAGCGCTTCATAGAGTTGATGGCACAGGCAGGCGCACACCGATGAAGGCGCAGGTCGGACTGATCATTCATCAGGAGCAAGAGGACTACCTGGAGCGGCTGCTGCCTGAGAGGGACCTGCTGCTGCGGGAGATGGAACGCTTTGCGGATGCACATGGCATCCCCATCGCCGATCCGGAGGTCGCAATGTTTCTGGAGATCACGACTCGGGCGATCAGGGCGACGCGGGTCCTGGAGGTCGGGACCGCCATCGGGTACGCCGACATCTTCATGGCTCGGGCCATGGCGCCTCAAGGCCGGGTTGTGACGATCGACACCAACACCGAGATGATCGAAAAGGCGAAAGCGTATGTGAAGCGGGCAGGCCTGGAAGATCGGGTTGAGTTCCATGAAGGTCCGGCCCTGACGGTCATCCCGACTCTCGACGGGCCGTTTGACCTCGTCTATCTTGATGCGGTGAAGGGGGAGTACCGGGGCTACCTGGACCTGGCCCTGCCGCTGATACGGGTCGGCGGCGTTGTCGTGTGCGATAATGTCCTCTGGCGAGGGCAGGTGGCGAGCGGCCGGCTATTTGATGAGCAGTATCGACAGTCGACGGAGGCGCTGCGCGGCTTCAACGACTACTTCGTTCACCATCCCCAGATGCTTGCTCAGATCCTTCCGTTAGGCGACGGCCTCGCCTACAGCGTAAAGGTAAAGTAGGTGCCCAAGCGAACTGACATTGAGAAAATCCTAATTATCGGGTCGGGTCCGATTGTGATCGGGCAGGCGTGCGAGTTCGACTACTCGGGAACGCAGGCATGTAAGGCCCTCCGGGAGGAAGGGTACCAGGTAATCCTGGTCAACTCGAATCCGGCCACGATCATGACCGACCCGGAGATAGCCGACCGGACCTACCTGGAGCCGCTGACCGTACCTATTGTTGAGCAGATCATCGCCCGCGAGAGGCCCGATGCGCTGCTCCCCACCCTCGGCGGTCAGACCGGTCTCAACCTCGCCGTCGCGCTGGCC of the Candidatus Methylomirabilis lanthanidiphila genome contains:
- a CDS encoding carbamoyl phosphate synthase small subunit gives rise to the protein MKRALLALADGTIFEGRSFGAEGETVGEVVFNTSMTGYQEVLTDPSYKGQMVVMTYPLIGNYGINPEDVESSALAVEGFIVKEACSYPSNWRSTQTLDSYLKEHGIVGIQGIDTRALTRHLRDHGAMEGIISTQDLNPDSLMIKAKASPGLIGRDLVKEVACTSPYPWHEGPWQLSRGYEDSSRFKVQGSRLADQLKLFPKPETRNPKLFKVVAYDCGIKLNILRKLVEAGCGVTVVPPDAPASTVLDLAPDGIFLSNGPGDPEGVPYLIDNVQKLIGKKPIFGICLGHQILGLAFGGRTYKLKFGHHGGNQPVKDLTTGKVEITTQNHGFAVDIASIPESEIELTHVNLNDQTLEGMRHRRLPIFSVQYHPEASPGPHDAGYLFQRFIELMAQAGAHR
- a CDS encoding O-methyltransferase, which encodes MKAQVGLIIHQEQEDYLERLLPERDLLLREMERFADAHGIPIADPEVAMFLEITTRAIRATRVLEVGTAIGYADIFMARAMAPQGRVVTIDTNTEMIEKAKAYVKRAGLEDRVEFHEGPALTVIPTLDGPFDLVYLDAVKGEYRGYLDLALPLIRVGGVVVCDNVLWRGQVASGRLFDEQYRQSTEALRGFNDYFVHHPQMLAQILPLGDGLAYSVKVK
- a CDS encoding dihydroorotase; this translates as MRILIRGGQVIDPASGLADLLDLFIEDGKIIRIEKNAGGRRQEAGGTEPTETGKGKGSRTAKPLESALNVDRTLDATGLVVCPGLIDMHVHLRQPGREDKETISSGTMAAARGGFTAVCCMPNTDPVNDTRSVTEFILDTAKREGAVQVYPVGAITKGLKGEELAEIGELFDAGCVAISDDGRPVMHAELMRRAMEYAAMFDLPLIQHSEDLHLSGCGVVHEGLVATELGLRGIPSASEAVMVARDLLLAELTGARLHIAHVSAAESVRLIREAKARGVRVSCEVTPHHLALTEEAVRGFHACAKMNPPLRSEADRQALLEGLQDGTIDVIATDHAPHTVQEKEREFDLAPYGVIGLETSLAVTLTTLVVPGVLSLPQAIAKLTSEPARILKLSKGQMAEGADADLTIFDPNRDWTVDPATFASKSRNTPFAGRQLTGATVATLVGGKIAWEA